A region from the Janthinobacterium agaricidamnosum genome encodes:
- a CDS encoding OmpA family protein, whose translation MKKATYTTIPGLLAMAVLVAACSSAPTTTSLLDQTRGDYMAAQSNPMVSTYAPREFREASAALEAANAAATRQEDSEKVDKLAYLAKQKIATAQEVAKQKAAEADIANAGKQRDQLRLDARTQQADQATARAQTAQADAEAAKAQAQAAEASARDAQARAAGLEAQLADLAAKKTERGMVITLGDVLFGTDKANLTADGVNTARKLAEVLKNNPQRTVLIEGFTDSTGGSAHNLELSQRRAESVRNALLEQGISRDRIATKGYGAAYPAAGNDTAANRQLNRRVEIVLSEDNTAIPARR comes from the coding sequence ATGAAAAAAGCTACTTACACCACCATTCCCGGCCTGCTGGCCATGGCCGTCCTCGTTGCCGCCTGCAGCTCCGCACCGACCACCACCAGCCTGCTCGACCAGACCCGCGGCGACTACATGGCGGCGCAATCGAACCCGATGGTATCGACCTATGCGCCACGCGAATTCCGCGAAGCGAGCGCTGCGCTGGAAGCGGCAAACGCCGCCGCCACGCGCCAGGAAGATAGCGAAAAAGTCGACAAGCTGGCCTACCTGGCCAAGCAAAAGATAGCCACGGCGCAAGAAGTCGCCAAGCAGAAAGCGGCCGAAGCCGATATCGCCAACGCGGGCAAGCAGCGCGACCAGTTGCGCCTCGATGCGCGCACGCAGCAGGCTGACCAGGCCACGGCCCGCGCCCAGACGGCGCAAGCGGATGCGGAAGCGGCCAAGGCCCAGGCTCAGGCTGCCGAAGCATCGGCCCGCGATGCGCAAGCGCGCGCCGCCGGACTCGAAGCACAGCTGGCCGACCTGGCCGCCAAGAAAACCGAACGCGGCATGGTCATTACCCTGGGCGACGTGCTGTTTGGCACGGACAAGGCGAACCTGACGGCCGATGGCGTGAATACGGCGCGCAAGCTGGCCGAGGTGCTGAAAAACAACCCGCAACGCACCGTGCTGATCGAAGGCTTTACCGATAGCACGGGCGGCTCCGCGCACAACCTGGAATTGTCGCAACGCCGCGCCGAATCCGTGCGCAATGCGCTGCTGGAGCAAGGCATCAGCCGTGACCGCATCGCCACGAAAGGCTATGGCGCCGCCTATCCGGCCGCCGGCAACGATACGGCGGCAAACCGCCAGCTGAATCGCCGTGTGGAAATCGTCTTGTCGGAAGATAACACGGCCATTCCCGCCCGCCGTTAA
- a CDS encoding glycine zipper 2TM domain-containing protein codes for MQIIKKIAATTSVAALLLSLTACANMSGQDKNTAIGAGVGAVAGSVLTGGSAVGAVGGAAVGGVIGNQVKPK; via the coding sequence ATGCAAATCATTAAAAAAATCGCCGCTACCACTTCCGTTGCCGCCCTGCTGCTGAGCCTGACGGCTTGCGCCAACATGTCCGGCCAGGATAAAAACACCGCCATCGGCGCTGGCGTCGGCGCCGTTGCCGGTTCCGTACTGACCGGCGGCAGCGCTGTCGGCGCAGTCGGCGGCGCCGCTGTCGGTGGCGTGATCGGTAACCAGGTCAAGCCGAAGTAA
- a CDS encoding AsmA family protein encodes MQLSRRQKISLASAAVLIALPVTASIVLMNMDWNRAKPWLNARASEALGRPFAIEGDLTLTWQQPTTGGKQGWRDYLPWPHLQAKDVRLGNPSTMSGTDDGAQLATVSQLAFSLNPLALLDKKILIPQLRFDTPQVRLLRNKDGKNNWTFDKQEQPSPWQLELQGVVFSKGTVYLDDAVTKTAMRADVDTIANDARYGIAWTLSGKYHGESVKGGGKAGGVLSLQQQGTPFPIQADMRAGGSSMAIEGTLTRPAKLAALDVRLKLSGPSMASLYPLTGVLLPETPHFSTEGHLTGTLAPRGGEWVYDKFTGKVGSSDISGKLAFSASTPRKRLTGEVHSRLLQFSDLGPLVGADSSASKKERGVASTQPAGRVLPVETFKTVRWTSLDADVRYTADKITRDAELPISKLDTHVVLTDGVLSLTPLNFNVAGGTLTSQIKLDGSGKVIANGIAAELKASARHLHIQQLFPRLPALQASVGEINGDASLSATGNSVATLLGSSNGEVRALINRGSISKLLLEEMGLNIGSVVLAKLSGDKQVKLNCMAADFAVTKGLMQTRQFIVDTDDAVLHIDGTVNLADERLDLTLRPDSKGLRVFSLRSPLYVHGTFSKPDVSVDKGVLALRAGGALALAVVAPVAALLPLVNTGPVEDSECAALLAQARVKPVAPKPGKAVRKVR; translated from the coding sequence ATGCAACTGTCCCGCCGTCAGAAAATCTCCCTCGCCAGCGCCGCCGTGCTCATCGCCCTGCCCGTCACCGCCTCCATCGTCCTGATGAATATGGACTGGAACCGCGCCAAGCCCTGGCTCAATGCGCGCGCCAGCGAAGCGCTGGGGAGACCGTTTGCCATCGAAGGCGACCTGACGCTGACGTGGCAGCAGCCCACGACGGGAGGCAAACAAGGCTGGCGCGACTATTTGCCATGGCCGCACCTGCAGGCAAAGGATGTGCGCCTGGGCAACCCAAGCACCATGTCCGGGACGGACGACGGGGCGCAGCTGGCTACCGTCAGCCAGCTGGCGTTCTCGCTTAATCCCCTGGCCCTGCTGGACAAGAAAATCCTCATTCCGCAATTGCGCTTCGACACGCCGCAGGTGCGCTTGCTGCGCAACAAGGACGGCAAGAACAACTGGACCTTCGACAAACAGGAGCAGCCATCGCCGTGGCAGCTGGAATTGCAAGGCGTGGTCTTCAGCAAGGGCACCGTGTATCTGGACGATGCTGTCACGAAAACGGCGATGCGCGCCGATGTCGACACCATCGCAAACGATGCGCGCTACGGCATCGCCTGGACGCTGTCGGGCAAATACCATGGCGAAAGCGTCAAGGGCGGCGGCAAGGCCGGCGGCGTGCTGTCGCTGCAGCAGCAAGGCACGCCCTTCCCCATCCAGGCCGACATGCGCGCGGGCGGCAGCAGCATGGCCATCGAAGGCACCCTGACGCGTCCGGCCAAGCTGGCCGCGCTCGACGTGCGCCTGAAGCTATCGGGGCCCAGCATGGCGAGCCTGTATCCATTGACGGGCGTGCTGCTGCCGGAAACGCCGCACTTCAGCACGGAAGGCCATTTGACGGGCACCCTGGCGCCGCGCGGCGGTGAATGGGTGTACGACAAGTTCACCGGCAAGGTGGGTTCCAGCGACATCAGTGGCAAGCTGGCCTTTTCCGCCAGCACGCCGCGCAAGCGCCTGACGGGAGAAGTCCACTCGCGCCTGCTGCAATTTTCCGACCTGGGCCCGCTGGTGGGCGCCGATTCCAGCGCCAGCAAGAAGGAACGGGGCGTGGCATCGACGCAGCCGGCCGGCCGCGTGCTGCCGGTGGAAACGTTCAAGACGGTGCGCTGGACCAGCCTGGACGCCGACGTGCGCTATACTGCCGACAAGATCACGCGCGATGCCGAGCTGCCAATCAGCAAGCTCGACACGCATGTGGTGCTGACGGATGGCGTGCTGTCATTGACGCCGCTCAACTTCAACGTGGCGGGCGGCACCCTGACGTCGCAAATCAAGCTCGACGGCAGCGGCAAGGTCATCGCCAACGGCATCGCGGCCGAACTCAAGGCCAGCGCCCGCCATCTGCACATCCAGCAACTGTTTCCCCGCCTGCCCGCCCTGCAAGCGAGCGTGGGCGAAATCAATGGCGACGCTTCGCTGTCGGCCACGGGCAATTCCGTCGCCACCCTGCTGGGCAGCTCGAACGGCGAAGTGCGCGCGCTGATCAACCGGGGCAGCATCAGCAAGCTGCTGCTGGAAGAAATGGGCTTGAATATCGGCAGTGTCGTGCTGGCCAAACTGTCTGGCGACAAGCAGGTCAAGCTGAACTGCATGGCCGCCGATTTCGCCGTCACCAAAGGATTGATGCAGACGCGCCAGTTTATCGTCGACACGGATGATGCCGTCCTGCATATCGATGGCACGGTGAACCTGGCCGATGAACGGCTGGACCTGACCCTGCGGCCGGACAGCAAGGGCTTGCGCGTCTTTTCGCTGCGCTCGCCCCTGTACGTGCATGGCACTTTCAGCAAGCCCGACGTGAGCGTCGACAAGGGCGTGCTGGCCTTGCGCGCCGGCGGCGCACTGGCGCTGGCCGTGGTGGCGCCAGTGGCAGCGCTGCTGCCGCTGGTCAATACCGGCCCCGTCGAAGATAGCGAGTGCGCGGCCCTGCTGGCCCAGGCGCGCGTGAAACCGGTGGCGCCCAAGCCGGGGAAAGCCGTGCGCAAGGTGCGCTGA
- a CDS encoding AI-2E family transporter, giving the protein MHTQPSDTPPDPVAAASTEPAGPPPGAPVEQPDSTLRLPLHVNARGMALGIIATVSFIYALQWAQKFLIPVIFGIFIAYTLNPVVAWLEKLRLPRAIGATAVTALILFGSIVVVERVQGEFESIVEELPAATHKLSRLIAANTGGKNSTFQKMQAVANEIEQVAAGAEARRNNRRAAAAEAPNFKIMDWVWAGSLGLVGFLSQATMVIFLVFFLLLSGDTFKRKLVKLTGPSLSRKKVTVHILEDINTSIQNYMFMLLVTNVLLAVLMWIALRVIGLENAGAWAIVAGLLHIMPYFGPLLITIATGLVAFLQFESLEMVLLVTGTSMAIATLVGTFVTTWMTGRIARMNPTAVFVSLLFWGWLWGVWGLLLGVPIIVMVKVVAERVQGMEVVAELLGE; this is encoded by the coding sequence ATGCATACCCAGCCTTCAGATACCCCGCCCGATCCGGTGGCGGCTGCCTCCACCGAGCCTGCCGGGCCTCCTCCCGGCGCGCCCGTGGAGCAGCCAGACTCAACCTTGCGCTTGCCGCTGCATGTCAATGCGCGTGGCATGGCCTTGGGCATCATCGCCACCGTCAGCTTTATTTATGCGCTGCAGTGGGCACAGAAATTCCTCATTCCCGTCATCTTCGGCATTTTCATTGCCTACACCCTCAATCCCGTTGTCGCCTGGCTGGAAAAGCTGCGCCTGCCGCGCGCCATCGGCGCCACGGCCGTCACGGCCCTGATCCTGTTCGGCTCCATCGTCGTGGTCGAGCGCGTGCAGGGCGAATTCGAATCCATCGTTGAAGAGTTGCCGGCCGCCACGCATAAACTGTCGCGGCTGATCGCCGCCAATACGGGCGGCAAGAACAGCACCTTCCAGAAGATGCAGGCCGTGGCCAATGAAATCGAGCAAGTGGCCGCCGGCGCCGAAGCGCGCCGCAACAACCGCCGCGCCGCCGCGGCCGAGGCGCCCAACTTCAAGATCATGGACTGGGTCTGGGCCGGTTCGCTGGGCCTGGTGGGCTTCCTCAGCCAGGCCACCATGGTCATCTTCCTCGTATTCTTCCTGCTGCTGTCGGGCGACACCTTCAAGCGCAAGCTCGTCAAGCTGACGGGACCGTCGCTGAGCCGCAAGAAGGTCACCGTGCACATCCTGGAAGACATCAACACTTCAATCCAGAACTATATGTTCATGCTGCTCGTCACGAATGTCTTGCTGGCCGTCCTGATGTGGATCGCCCTGCGCGTGATCGGGCTGGAAAACGCGGGCGCCTGGGCCATCGTGGCCGGCTTGCTGCACATCATGCCGTATTTCGGCCCCTTGCTCATCACCATCGCCACGGGCCTGGTCGCCTTCCTGCAGTTCGAATCGCTGGAAATGGTCTTGCTGGTGACGGGCACGTCGATGGCCATCGCCACCCTGGTGGGCACCTTTGTCACCACCTGGATGACGGGGCGTATCGCGCGCATGAATCCCACTGCCGTGTTCGTCAGCCTGCTGTTCTGGGGCTGGCTGTGGGGCGTCTGGGGATTGCTGCTGGGCGTGCCCATCATCGTCATGGTGAAGGTCGTGGCCGAGCGCGTGCAAGGCATGGAAGTGGTGGCGGAACTGCTGGGCGAATAG
- a CDS encoding DUF4398 domain-containing protein, whose amino-acid sequence MTNRDFKISPLAALAACATAVVLMTGCSSLKTPATADVAVSRAAVDNAASAGAADLAPDEMRSAREKMRMANQALKDRDYKTARDLADQAQADAKLAQSKANSAKATSAADEINENIRVMREELDRANQQAPKQ is encoded by the coding sequence ATGACAAACCGAGATTTCAAAATTTCCCCACTGGCCGCCCTGGCCGCCTGCGCCACGGCCGTTGTCCTGATGACGGGCTGCTCCAGCCTGAAAACGCCAGCCACGGCCGATGTCGCCGTGTCGCGCGCCGCCGTCGATAACGCCGCCAGCGCCGGCGCCGCCGACCTGGCACCCGATGAAATGCGCTCGGCCCGCGAAAAAATGCGCATGGCTAACCAGGCCCTGAAAGACCGTGACTACAAAACGGCGCGCGACCTGGCTGACCAGGCGCAAGCCGATGCCAAGCTGGCGCAAAGCAAGGCCAACTCGGCCAAGGCCACCAGCGCCGCCGATGAAATCAACGAGAACATCCGCGTCATGCGCGAAGAACTCGACCGTGCCAATCAGCAAGCCCCGAAACAATAA
- a CDS encoding YihY/virulence factor BrkB family protein, which yields MNFFTRYPRLAGLAPLSKQMRSVVYCSVTEWLEHRASSKGAALAYYTLFSIAPILVLVIAIAGFFYGPAAARGELMGQLQGLLGTQGAEAIQLVLAGAKNHEQGRIATLIASALLLFGATSVFAELKASLDEIWQVPPLKEAGAWDMVRTRLLSFGLVLVLAFLLMVSLVVNAAMAILANFWEGVWKDTAVLFTILSNLIGFAVIASLFAVIYKMLPRVRLSWRDVLIGAIGTAFMFSLGKYAIGVYIGNSGVASSYGAAGSLVALLLWVYYSAQIFFLGAEFTRQFALQLGSMKDMPKTEDGDVQVKILKRHQS from the coding sequence ATGAATTTCTTTACCCGCTATCCCAGACTGGCCGGTCTCGCGCCGTTAAGCAAGCAGATGCGCAGCGTCGTCTACTGCTCCGTCACCGAATGGCTGGAACACCGCGCCTCGAGCAAGGGCGCCGCCCTCGCCTATTACACCCTGTTTTCCATCGCCCCCATCCTCGTACTGGTGATCGCCATCGCCGGCTTTTTCTATGGTCCGGCCGCCGCGCGCGGCGAGCTGATGGGGCAACTGCAGGGCTTGCTGGGCACGCAGGGCGCCGAAGCCATCCAGCTCGTGCTGGCCGGCGCGAAAAACCATGAACAGGGCCGCATCGCCACCCTCATCGCCAGCGCCCTGCTGCTGTTTGGCGCCACCAGCGTATTTGCCGAACTGAAAGCCAGCCTTGATGAAATCTGGCAAGTGCCACCCTTGAAGGAAGCGGGCGCCTGGGACATGGTGCGCACGCGCTTGCTGTCGTTTGGCCTGGTACTGGTGCTGGCCTTCCTGCTGATGGTGTCGCTGGTGGTCAACGCCGCCATGGCCATCCTCGCCAACTTTTGGGAAGGCGTGTGGAAAGACACTGCCGTGCTGTTTACCATCCTGTCGAACCTGATCGGCTTTGCCGTCATCGCCAGCCTGTTTGCCGTCATCTATAAAATGCTGCCGCGCGTGCGCCTGTCCTGGCGCGACGTGCTGATCGGCGCCATCGGCACGGCTTTCATGTTTTCACTGGGGAAATATGCGATTGGTGTGTATATCGGCAATAGCGGCGTGGCCAGCAGCTATGGCGCCGCCGGTTCGCTGGTCGCCCTGCTGCTGTGGGTGTATTACTCGGCGCAAATCTTCTTCCTGGGCGCCGAGTTTACGCGCCAGTTCGCCCTGCAGCTGGGCAGCATGAAGGATATGCCGAAGACGGAAGACGGCGACGTGCAAGTGAAGATACTGAAACGCCACCAGTCGTAA
- a CDS encoding phage holin family protein: MDKSASSHQGPGLIGSVAGLAKNAVGLMLSRLELATIELSEVRNHMLQLVVIFALATVAGLFAIAYGSVLIVFLAWDSLGWKILAIMTVVFVMLAIALVMYARAMLRQGKLSMPATMAELKADRDMLM; the protein is encoded by the coding sequence ATGGACAAGTCTGCTTCGTCTCACCAGGGGCCGGGATTGATCGGCTCGGTCGCCGGCCTGGCCAAAAACGCCGTCGGCCTGATGTTGTCGCGGCTGGAACTGGCCACCATCGAACTGTCGGAAGTGCGCAATCACATGCTGCAGCTCGTGGTCATTTTCGCCCTGGCGACAGTGGCGGGCTTGTTTGCCATCGCTTACGGCAGCGTACTGATCGTTTTCCTGGCCTGGGATAGCCTGGGCTGGAAGATCCTGGCGATCATGACGGTCGTATTCGTAATGCTGGCCATCGCGCTGGTCATGTATGCGCGCGCCATGCTGCGTCAAGGAAAGCTGTCCATGCCTGCCACCATGGCGGAATTGAAGGCCGACCGCGACATGCTGATGTAA
- a CDS encoding ferritin-like domain-containing protein, with translation MTQTSVEIPAGIDTAAIRAAAKNLDDGAVTAGYQGDRQELITLLNGALATELVCIARYKRHYYTVSGRDNGTIKAEFLEHAQQEQEHADWLAERIVQLNGKPDFNPATLLARSHAEYDDSEDVQSMVRANLIAERVAIESYRQMIVKIGDKDPTTRHLLIKIMAVEEEHADDMRDLME, from the coding sequence ATGACCCAAACATCTGTTGAGATTCCAGCTGGCATCGATACGGCCGCCATCCGCGCCGCCGCCAAAAACCTCGATGACGGCGCCGTGACGGCCGGCTACCAGGGCGACCGCCAGGAGTTGATCACCCTGTTGAATGGGGCGCTGGCCACCGAACTGGTGTGTATTGCGCGCTATAAACGCCATTACTACACTGTGAGCGGGCGCGACAATGGCACCATCAAGGCCGAGTTCCTTGAGCATGCGCAGCAGGAGCAGGAACACGCCGACTGGCTGGCCGAACGCATCGTGCAACTCAATGGCAAGCCAGATTTTAATCCTGCAACATTGCTTGCGCGCAGCCATGCCGAGTATGATGACTCCGAAGACGTGCAAAGCATGGTGCGTGCCAATCTGATCGCGGAACGGGTAGCGATCGAGTCGTATCGCCAGATGATCGTCAAAATTGGCGACAAGGACCCGACCACACGCCATTTGTTGATCAAAATCATGGCTGTCGAAGAAGAGCACGCCGATGACATGCGCGATCTAATGGAATAG
- a CDS encoding DUF3309 family protein has product MGTIILIILILALVGVLPTWPHSRNWGYGPSGIAGLVVVILILLLLTGRL; this is encoded by the coding sequence ATGGGCACCATCATTCTGATCATCTTGATCCTGGCCCTGGTCGGCGTCCTGCCTACCTGGCCGCATAGCCGCAACTGGGGTTACGGCCCCAGCGGCATCGCCGGCCTGGTCGTAGTGATACTGATCCTGCTATTACTGACGGGCAGGTTGTAA
- a CDS encoding Crp/Fnr family transcriptional regulator — translation MPLTNASMTLSRDTGRSGLGSSVGAPDAGNRLLASLPEHDLRHLTALFDTVTVEVGEVLYEPGQPIGHIYFPRDCLISLLAVAEGRMTLEVGSVGREGVLGASVALGHELAQVRAVVQRSGMASRIARGDFCAEFAQLESLQRLLYRYTDTLLAQAIQIAVCSRFHVLEARLARSLLITRDRLQSEKFHLTHEFLAHTLGVRRVGVTKAASALQQQKLITYSRGNIEILDSAGLEAVSCRCYELVKDSGTIGMANVFV, via the coding sequence ACAGGCCGATCCGGCCTGGGGTCGTCCGTGGGCGCGCCTGACGCCGGCAACCGCTTGCTGGCCAGCCTGCCCGAGCACGATTTGCGGCACTTGACGGCGCTGTTCGATACGGTCACGGTCGAGGTAGGCGAGGTGCTGTACGAACCGGGCCAGCCTATCGGCCACATTTATTTCCCCCGCGACTGCCTGATCTCCCTGTTGGCTGTGGCGGAAGGCCGCATGACCCTGGAAGTGGGCTCGGTCGGCCGCGAAGGCGTGCTGGGCGCGTCCGTCGCGCTCGGTCATGAGCTGGCGCAAGTGCGTGCCGTGGTGCAACGTTCCGGCATGGCCAGCCGCATCGCGCGGGGCGATTTCTGCGCCGAGTTCGCCCAGCTCGAGTCCCTGCAGCGCTTGCTGTACCGCTACACGGATACCCTGCTGGCGCAAGCCATCCAGATTGCCGTGTGCAGCCGCTTCCACGTGCTCGAGGCGCGCCTGGCCCGTTCGCTGCTGATCACGCGCGACCGCCTGCAATCCGAAAAATTTCACCTCACGCATGAATTCCTCGCCCATACCCTGGGTGTGCGGCGGGTCGGCGTGACCAAGGCAGCGAGCGCGCTGCAACAGCAAAAACTCATCACTTACAGCCGCGGCAATATCGAAATCCTTGATTCCGCCGGCCTGGAAGCTGTCTCCTGCCGCTGTTACGAGCTGGTCAAGGACAGCGGCACCATCGGCATGGCCAACGTCTTCGTCTGA
- a CDS encoding patatin-like phospholipase family protein, translated as MTNSKTPINQLNPSRLRIVLVLQGGGALGAYQAGVYHALHEHGLAPDWVVGTSIGAINAAILAGNKHEDRLVRLKQFWQRVAHRDSVDMNLVSDQQRRSNIWLATLDTVLRGVPGFFKPRIFSLFSAGIAVKPEEASFYDTSELASTLEELVDFDYLNQPGGMRLTVNALRVKCGSLTSFDSQQQPLTADHIRASGALPPGFAGVRVDGDLYWDGGLYSNTPLETVLDDTPHVDTLVFMVDLWSSEGPEPTTLDEVQTRQKDVTFASRSKRHIADYVNTHTLQRKLRELYAGLPDTKHNRQQTEELVALGCDSTMHIVRLPYAGRDWHMAAKDINFSKGSIEWRWEQGYQDGLRAIKAAGWLAFVTEDTPLVVHELPPYERDAA; from the coding sequence ATGACGAATTCAAAGACACCGATCAATCAGTTAAATCCCTCGCGCCTGCGCATCGTGCTGGTGCTGCAGGGCGGCGGCGCACTGGGCGCCTACCAGGCCGGCGTCTACCATGCGCTGCACGAACATGGCCTGGCGCCCGACTGGGTGGTGGGCACCTCGATCGGCGCCATCAATGCCGCCATTTTGGCCGGCAACAAGCACGAGGACAGGCTCGTGCGTTTAAAACAGTTCTGGCAGCGCGTGGCACACCGCGACAGCGTCGACATGAATCTCGTTTCAGACCAGCAGCGCCGCTCGAACATCTGGCTGGCCACGCTCGATACCGTGTTGCGCGGCGTGCCCGGCTTCTTCAAGCCGCGCATTTTCAGCCTGTTCTCCGCAGGAATCGCCGTCAAGCCGGAAGAGGCCAGCTTTTATGACACCAGCGAGCTGGCCAGCACCCTCGAGGAACTGGTCGATTTCGATTACCTGAACCAGCCCGGCGGCATGCGCCTGACGGTCAACGCCCTGCGCGTCAAATGCGGCAGCCTCACCAGTTTCGACAGCCAGCAGCAACCGCTGACGGCGGACCATATCCGCGCCAGCGGCGCCTTGCCGCCCGGCTTTGCCGGCGTGCGCGTCGATGGCGATTTATATTGGGATGGCGGCCTGTACTCGAACACGCCGCTGGAAACCGTGCTCGACGACACGCCCCACGTTGACACCCTGGTCTTCATGGTCGACCTGTGGAGCTCGGAAGGGCCGGAACCGACCACCCTCGATGAGGTGCAGACGCGGCAAAAGGACGTCACCTTCGCCTCGCGCTCGAAACGCCATATCGCCGATTATGTCAATACGCACACCTTGCAGCGCAAATTGCGCGAGCTGTACGCCGGCCTGCCCGACACAAAGCACAACCGCCAGCAGACGGAAGAGCTCGTAGCGCTGGGCTGCGACAGCACCATGCACATCGTGCGCCTGCCGTATGCGGGGCGCGACTGGCACATGGCGGCCAAAGACATCAATTTCTCCAAGGGCTCCATCGAGTGGCGCTGGGAGCAGGGCTACCAGGATGGCTTGCGCGCGATCAAGGCGGCCGGCTGGCTGGCCTTCGTCACGGAAGACACGCCGCTCGTGGTGCACGAACTCCCGCCCTATGAGCGCGATGCGGCTTAG
- a CDS encoding BON domain-containing protein, which translates to MKFTKSIATGLFVASLFAVAGCASTPTKEGTGEYLDDAAITTKVKASIFNEPTLKSTEINVETFKGVVQLSGFVAQPADAAKAGEVARGVKGVKSVKNDIRVK; encoded by the coding sequence ATGAAATTTACTAAATCTATCGCTACTGGCCTTTTCGTCGCTTCCCTGTTCGCCGTTGCAGGCTGCGCTTCGACCCCAACCAAGGAAGGCACGGGCGAATACCTCGACGACGCCGCGATCACCACCAAAGTGAAAGCCAGCATCTTCAATGAGCCTACCCTGAAATCGACGGAAATCAACGTTGAAACCTTCAAGGGCGTGGTTCAGCTGAGCGGCTTCGTTGCCCAGCCAGCCGATGCCGCCAAAGCGGGCGAAGTCGCCCGTGGCGTCAAGGGCGTGAAGTCGGTGAAAAACGACATCCGCGTCAAGTAA
- a CDS encoding glycine zipper 2TM domain-containing protein, which produces MKTNATLAALMLAATAVLSGCATGPTQSQQYYPANQPESAMYGTVDSIQIVQGGGQTSGAGAVVGGIAGALLGNTIGSGSGRTAATVAGAVAGGVVGNQVEGRRQQAQAYQISVRLDNGEYRTVVQDNANDLRPGNRVRVVDGRVYRY; this is translated from the coding sequence ATGAAAACCAACGCCACCTTGGCTGCACTGATGCTCGCCGCCACCGCCGTACTGAGCGGTTGTGCCACCGGCCCTACCCAGTCGCAACAATATTACCCGGCCAACCAGCCTGAGTCCGCCATGTACGGCACCGTCGACTCCATCCAGATCGTGCAGGGTGGCGGTCAAACCAGCGGCGCCGGCGCCGTGGTCGGCGGCATCGCCGGCGCCCTGCTGGGCAATACCATCGGTTCGGGCAGCGGACGCACGGCCGCCACCGTGGCGGGCGCCGTCGCCGGCGGCGTCGTGGGCAACCAGGTCGAAGGCCGCAGGCAGCAGGCGCAGGCCTACCAGATCAGCGTGCGTCTCGACAACGGCGAATACCGTACTGTAGTGCAGGACAACGCGAATGATTTGCGCCCGGGCAACCGCGTGCGCGTCGTCGACGGGCGCGTCTACCGCTATTAA
- a CDS encoding DUF883 family protein produces the protein MLENNITTVNNDVKTLVKDAQALFSAAAALTGEKADEVRIKGMKTLDAALAKAHEAQASAIVATKQLASQADGYVKENPWRTVAVAAGVGVLVGFILGRK, from the coding sequence ATGTTGGAAAACAATATCACCACCGTCAATAACGATGTCAAAACCCTGGTCAAGGATGCGCAAGCCCTGTTCAGCGCCGCTGCCGCCCTGACCGGTGAAAAAGCCGATGAAGTGCGCATCAAGGGCATGAAAACCCTGGACGCTGCCCTGGCCAAGGCGCACGAAGCGCAAGCGTCGGCCATCGTTGCTACCAAACAGCTCGCCTCCCAGGCGGACGGTTATGTCAAGGAAAACCCATGGCGCACGGTAGCCGTCGCCGCTGGCGTCGGCGTACTGGTCGGCTTCATCCTGGGCCGCAAGTAA